In one Zymobacter palmae genomic region, the following are encoded:
- the mutS gene encoding DNA mismatch repair protein MutS has translation MTSNATRQHTPMMAQYLKIKREHPDVLLFYRMGDFYELFFDDAKRAAELLDITLTARGQSAGNPIPMAGVPYHSVESYLARLVRLGVSVAICEQIGDPATSKGPVERKVVRIVTPGTLHDEALLDARRDNLLVALCCHPKPRTHEPQWGIAWLEVASGRFGALEVDGDGEMLAELQRLSPAELLVPESLTLPESIDGMPGLRHMSDWHFDHDTAHRLVCDQLKVNALDGFGAGHFVHGVCAAGALLNYARDTQRAALPHVNALEIEQRNDAVVIDAASRRNLEIDTNLSGTADNTLASVLDSTLTAMGARKLRRWLNRPLRQQQQVHARQQAVQRLIDSDLLTELSTPMKQIGDVERILARVALRSARPRDLARLRDALVALPEVAALLKPIPDGSLLDTLRKHIIAYPQLQDTLTRAIIDTPPAVIRDGGVIKEGFDKELDELRDLHEHAGDYLVRLETRERERTGLSNLKVGYNRVHGYFIELPRSQAQSAPVEYIRRQTLKNAERFIIPELKEFEDKVLSARARALAREKLLYEELLDTLNAYLNLLSATGQALASLDVLMSFAERAIALDMTCPTLSTAPGIDIRDGRHPVVEHVSSHPFVPNDLRFDDTLRMHVITGPNMGGKSTFMRQNALIVLMAYTGSFVPASHAIIGPIDRIFTRIGSSDDLAGGRSTFMVEMTETANILHNATEYSLVLMDEIGRGTSTFDGLSLAWASAEALAQRRAFTLFATHYFEMTALEQQITGVGNLHLTATEHDEGIAFMHRVEPGPASQSYGLQVAQLAGVPRSVIERARFRLAQLESGSGLPAATTTAMHVQEPTPQQNDLFTAEPHPAVIALTELDVDDLTPRQALDALYALKARL, from the coding sequence ATGACTTCAAACGCGACACGCCAGCATACGCCAATGATGGCACAGTACCTGAAGATCAAACGAGAACATCCCGACGTTCTGCTGTTCTATCGCATGGGGGATTTCTATGAGCTGTTCTTCGATGATGCCAAACGGGCAGCCGAACTGCTGGATATTACCCTGACCGCTCGCGGTCAATCGGCAGGCAACCCCATTCCAATGGCTGGCGTGCCCTACCACAGCGTAGAATCCTATCTGGCTCGCCTAGTTCGCCTTGGCGTTTCCGTTGCCATCTGCGAACAGATCGGCGACCCAGCGACCAGCAAGGGCCCTGTCGAACGCAAGGTCGTTCGCATTGTGACCCCGGGCACGCTGCACGATGAAGCACTGCTGGATGCGCGGCGCGACAACCTGCTGGTCGCTTTGTGCTGCCACCCTAAACCGCGCACACACGAACCGCAGTGGGGTATCGCTTGGCTGGAAGTGGCCAGTGGCCGTTTCGGTGCTCTCGAAGTGGACGGCGACGGAGAAATGCTGGCCGAGCTGCAGCGCCTATCGCCTGCCGAGCTGCTGGTCCCTGAATCGCTGACACTGCCGGAGTCGATCGACGGTATGCCAGGCCTGCGTCACATGAGCGACTGGCACTTCGATCACGACACCGCTCACCGCCTTGTCTGCGATCAGCTCAAGGTCAATGCATTGGACGGCTTCGGTGCGGGACACTTCGTTCATGGCGTCTGTGCGGCAGGGGCTCTGCTGAACTATGCACGCGATACTCAGCGCGCAGCGTTGCCGCACGTCAATGCACTCGAAATAGAACAACGCAACGATGCGGTCGTCATTGATGCTGCCAGCCGGCGCAATCTTGAGATAGATACCAATCTATCAGGCACGGCGGACAATACGCTCGCCAGCGTACTCGACTCGACACTGACCGCCATGGGGGCTCGTAAACTGCGCCGCTGGCTCAATCGCCCCCTTCGTCAGCAGCAACAGGTCCATGCTCGCCAGCAGGCCGTGCAGCGTCTGATTGACAGCGATCTGCTGACAGAGCTGAGCACTCCGATGAAGCAGATCGGCGACGTCGAGCGCATTCTGGCCCGTGTAGCACTGCGCAGCGCGCGTCCTCGCGACTTGGCCCGCCTACGTGACGCCCTCGTGGCACTGCCCGAAGTAGCGGCGCTACTGAAGCCCATTCCCGATGGCAGCCTACTGGACACTCTGCGCAAGCACATCATTGCGTACCCGCAGTTACAGGACACACTAACGCGCGCTATCATCGACACCCCGCCCGCCGTGATACGTGACGGGGGCGTCATCAAAGAAGGCTTCGACAAGGAGCTGGACGAGCTGCGTGATCTGCACGAACATGCCGGCGACTACCTCGTGCGACTCGAAACCCGAGAGCGCGAGCGTACCGGCCTGTCCAACCTCAAGGTGGGCTACAACCGCGTTCACGGCTACTTCATTGAGCTCCCACGCAGTCAGGCACAGAGTGCTCCCGTCGAATATATCCGCCGCCAAACGCTCAAGAATGCCGAGCGCTTCATCATTCCCGAACTGAAAGAGTTTGAGGACAAGGTGCTTTCAGCCCGCGCCCGCGCGCTGGCCCGCGAAAAGCTGCTGTATGAAGAGCTGCTCGATACGCTCAACGCTTATCTGAATCTGCTGTCGGCAACAGGACAGGCCCTGGCCAGCCTTGACGTATTGATGAGCTTTGCCGAGCGTGCAATCGCACTCGATATGACCTGCCCAACGCTGTCTACAGCCCCCGGCATCGACATCCGAGATGGACGCCATCCGGTCGTCGAACATGTCTCATCGCACCCCTTCGTACCCAACGATCTGCGTTTTGACGATACCCTGCGCATGCACGTCATTACTGGCCCCAACATGGGGGGTAAATCGACGTTCATGCGCCAGAATGCTCTGATCGTGCTGATGGCCTATACTGGCAGCTTCGTACCTGCAAGCCATGCCATCATCGGCCCTATCGACCGCATCTTCACCCGTATCGGCTCGTCAGATGACCTTGCCGGAGGCCGCTCGACCTTCATGGTCGAAATGACCGAAACGGCCAACATTCTTCACAATGCCACAGAATACAGTTTGGTATTGATGGATGAAATCGGTCGCGGCACCAGTACGTTCGATGGCCTATCGCTGGCGTGGGCATCTGCCGAAGCGCTGGCTCAGCGACGCGCATTCACCCTGTTCGCGACGCACTACTTTGAAATGACTGCGCTGGAGCAGCAGATCACCGGTGTTGGCAACCTGCACCTGACCGCCACTGAACACGACGAAGGAATCGCCTTCATGCACCGCGTCGAACCCGGCCCGGCAAGCCAGAGCTACGGTCTTCAGGTCGCTCAGCTCGCAGGCGTTCCACGCAGCGTCATCGAGCGAGCACGCTTCCGGCTGGCGCAGCTGGAAAGCGGTTCTGGTTTACCCGCCGCAACAACAACGGCTATGCATGTACAAGAGCCCACGCCTCAGCAGAATGACCTCTTCACAGCAGAGCCCCATCCTGCTGTGATCGCGCTGACGGAACTGGACGTGGACGATCTGACCCCACGCCAAGCACTGGACGCGCTCTATGCGCTCAAGGCACGGCTATAA
- the eno gene encoding phosphopyruvate hydratase: MAQIADIRGLEVLDSRGNPTVYAEVVLKSGARATACAPSGASTGSREALELRDGDKSRYLGKGVLKAVEAVNTKIRDALIGQDAADQKAIDAKMLELDGTENKENLGANAILAVSLAVAKATAIDKGVELYEYVAELYGQPGKFSMPVPMMNIMNGGEHADNNVDIQEFMVQPVGAKNFREALRCGAEVFHSLKKVLSGKGLATSVGDEGGFAPNLGSNAEALADIKQAVANAGYTLGTDVTLALDCAASEFYKDGKYVLAGENKSFDSEGFVNFLSDLTEQYPVVSIEDGLDEGDWAGWKVLTEKLGNKIQLVGDDLFVTNTKILKEGIEKGIANSILIKFNQIGSLTETLEAIKMAHDAGYTTVISHRSGETEDTFIADLAVGTSAGQIKTGSLSRSDRVAKYNRLLVIESQLGAKAPYNGRKEIKGQQ, encoded by the coding sequence ATGGCACAAATCGCCGATATTCGTGGATTGGAAGTGCTCGACTCCCGTGGTAACCCCACTGTCTATGCAGAAGTCGTCCTCAAGAGTGGCGCACGTGCCACTGCTTGTGCGCCGTCTGGTGCATCCACTGGTTCCCGCGAAGCCCTCGAGCTGCGTGACGGTGACAAATCCCGTTACCTGGGTAAAGGTGTCCTGAAAGCCGTTGAAGCGGTCAACACCAAAATCCGTGACGCGCTGATCGGTCAGGACGCTGCTGACCAGAAAGCAATCGATGCCAAAATGCTCGAACTCGACGGCACCGAAAACAAAGAAAACCTGGGCGCCAACGCCATTCTGGCAGTGTCTCTGGCTGTTGCTAAAGCAACTGCTATCGACAAAGGCGTTGAACTGTACGAATACGTTGCAGAACTGTACGGTCAGCCGGGCAAATTCAGCATGCCTGTTCCGATGATGAACATCATGAACGGTGGTGAGCACGCTGATAACAACGTCGACATCCAGGAATTCATGGTTCAGCCGGTTGGCGCTAAAAACTTCCGTGAAGCCCTGCGTTGCGGCGCTGAAGTATTCCATTCCCTGAAAAAAGTACTGTCTGGCAAAGGCCTGGCAACTTCTGTTGGTGACGAAGGTGGCTTCGCGCCGAACCTGGGTTCCAACGCTGAAGCGCTGGCTGACATCAAACAGGCTGTTGCCAACGCTGGCTACACTCTGGGCACAGACGTTACTCTGGCTCTGGACTGCGCTGCTTCTGAATTCTACAAAGACGGCAAATACGTCCTGGCTGGCGAAAACAAATCCTTCGATTCCGAAGGCTTCGTTAACTTCCTGTCTGATCTGACTGAACAGTACCCGGTCGTTTCCATCGAAGATGGTCTGGACGAAGGTGACTGGGCAGGCTGGAAAGTCCTGACTGAAAAACTGGGCAACAAAATCCAGCTGGTAGGTGACGACCTGTTCGTAACCAACACCAAGATCCTGAAAGAAGGTATCGAAAAAGGCATCGCTAACTCCATCCTGATCAAATTCAACCAGATCGGTTCTCTGACCGAAACTCTGGAAGCGATCAAAATGGCTCACGATGCAGGCTACACCACTGTTATCTCTCACCGCAGTGGTGAAACTGAAGATACCTTCATCGCTGACCTGGCGGTTGGTACTTCTGCAGGCCAGATCAAAACGGGTTCTCTGTCTCGCAGCGACCGTGTTGCTAAATACAACCGTCTGCTGGTTATCGAAAGCCAGCTGGGCGCTAAAGCACCTTACAATGGCCGTAAAGAAATCAAAGGCCAGCAGTAA
- the fdxA gene encoding ferredoxin FdxA: protein MAFVVTENCIRCKYTDCVEVCPVDCFREGPNFLVIHPDECIDCALCEPECPAKAIFSEDEVPEDQQSFIALNGELAEIWPSITERRDPLADAAQWDGKPDKLQYLER from the coding sequence ATGGCATTTGTAGTTACTGAAAACTGTATTCGCTGCAAGTACACGGACTGCGTTGAAGTCTGCCCGGTAGACTGCTTCCGCGAAGGGCCGAACTTCCTAGTCATTCATCCTGATGAATGCATCGACTGCGCACTGTGTGAACCAGAGTGCCCTGCCAAGGCGATCTTCTCGGAAGATGAAGTGCCCGAAGACCAGCAATCCTTCATTGCGCTGAACGGCGAGCTGGCCGAAATATGGCCCAGCATCACCGAGCGCCGCGATCCGCTGGCAGACGCAGCGCAGTGGGACGGTAAACCCGACAAGCTGCAATATCTGGAACGTTAA
- the alaS gene encoding alanine--tRNA ligase produces the protein MKSADIRQAFLEFFKQHGHTEVHSSSLIPNNDPTLLFVNAGMVPFKNVFLGQEKRPYVRATSAQRCVRAGGKHNDLDNVGYTARHHTFFEMLGNFSFGDYFKREVIGFAWTFLTDVLKLPKDRLWVTVHVTDDEAADIWINEIGVPADRLTRLEEDNFWQMGDTGPCGPSSEIFYDHGPDVAGGPPGSPDEDGDRYIEIWNLVFMQYDRDESGNLNPLPRPSIDTGMGLERIAAVMQGVHSNYEIDLFQNLLKAAAELTGQADINQPSLRVIADHIRSCSFLISDGVMPGNEGRGYVLRRIIRRAVRHGHKMGAREPFFHKLVATLDAEMGQAYPELHKQSEHIARVLLKEEEQFERTLDHGMKLLDESIAALDGNVLSGDTIFKLYDTYGFPYDLTADVARERGIVLDEKGFEAALEEQRARARAASKFSADAQTVIDIDTQTDFVGYEHTEGEGLVLALLDSEGQHCDQLTDGQEGTVVLDHTPFYAESGGQVGDTGVLVAEGVCFRVTDTYKNAAGQWFHRGQVENGAVSVGLSVTADVDDLRRDDIRRNHSATHLLHEALRRVLGDHVQQKGSLVTPDHLRFDFSHFEAVTPEQLREVEQIANAEIRANTPVTTRIMSVDDARALGARALFDAKYGEDVRVLTMGREDFSIELCGGTHVARTGDIGLCHIVSEGSVASGIRRIEAVTGKSALDAFLAKEDSIGRMAAALKARPEQCEVRLEAALAHQRDLEQELTRLKSRLAHFASQELVEQARDVAGVKLLVATPEGISSKELRGMVETLRQKLSSGVVLLSVVDGDRVSLAAGVTADLTDRVKAGALVNAVACQVGGKGGGRPDLAQAGGNQPEHLQQALASVDAWLVEQLQA, from the coding sequence ATGAAAAGCGCAGATATACGCCAGGCGTTTCTTGAATTCTTCAAGCAGCATGGTCATACCGAAGTCCATTCCAGCTCCCTGATTCCCAACAATGATCCGACGTTGCTGTTCGTGAACGCGGGTATGGTGCCGTTTAAGAACGTTTTCCTCGGTCAGGAAAAACGCCCGTACGTACGTGCCACCTCGGCGCAGCGTTGTGTCCGTGCCGGCGGTAAGCACAACGACCTCGACAACGTTGGCTACACCGCGCGTCACCACACGTTTTTTGAGATGCTGGGTAACTTCAGCTTTGGTGACTATTTCAAGCGTGAAGTCATTGGGTTCGCATGGACGTTCTTGACAGATGTACTGAAACTGCCAAAAGATCGCCTTTGGGTAACGGTACACGTCACTGACGACGAAGCCGCCGACATCTGGATCAATGAGATCGGTGTACCGGCAGACCGCCTAACGCGCCTTGAGGAAGATAACTTCTGGCAGATGGGTGATACCGGTCCGTGTGGCCCTAGCTCCGAGATCTTCTACGACCACGGCCCTGACGTAGCGGGTGGTCCTCCTGGTTCTCCTGATGAAGACGGCGACCGTTATATCGAGATCTGGAACCTCGTGTTCATGCAGTACGATCGCGATGAATCCGGCAACCTGAATCCGCTGCCGCGTCCGTCCATCGACACGGGGATGGGGCTTGAGCGCATCGCTGCTGTCATGCAGGGCGTGCATTCCAACTATGAAATCGACCTGTTCCAGAATCTGCTCAAGGCTGCTGCTGAGCTGACCGGACAGGCCGATATCAATCAGCCGTCACTGCGCGTTATCGCCGACCATATCCGTTCATGCTCCTTCCTGATCAGTGATGGCGTTATGCCGGGCAATGAAGGCCGTGGCTACGTGCTGCGTCGTATCATTCGTCGTGCCGTGCGTCACGGTCACAAGATGGGCGCGCGTGAACCGTTCTTCCATAAGCTGGTAGCCACGCTGGACGCCGAGATGGGGCAGGCCTATCCGGAACTGCACAAGCAGAGCGAACATATCGCGCGGGTACTGCTGAAAGAAGAAGAGCAGTTCGAGCGTACGTTGGATCACGGCATGAAGCTGCTGGATGAGTCCATTGCGGCGCTCGACGGCAACGTGTTGTCGGGTGACACCATCTTCAAGCTCTACGATACCTATGGTTTCCCCTACGATCTGACCGCAGACGTGGCGCGTGAGCGTGGCATCGTGCTTGATGAGAAAGGGTTTGAAGCGGCACTCGAAGAACAACGTGCGCGTGCGCGTGCGGCAAGCAAGTTCTCTGCGGATGCGCAGACTGTCATCGATATTGATACGCAGACCGATTTTGTCGGCTATGAGCATACGGAAGGCGAAGGCCTGGTACTGGCGCTGCTGGACAGCGAAGGTCAGCACTGCGACCAGTTGACGGACGGGCAGGAAGGTACGGTTGTACTGGATCACACGCCGTTCTACGCCGAGTCGGGCGGTCAGGTCGGTGACACCGGGGTGCTGGTCGCGGAAGGCGTCTGCTTCCGTGTGACCGATACCTACAAGAACGCGGCAGGCCAGTGGTTCCATCGCGGTCAGGTCGAGAACGGCGCGGTAAGCGTTGGGCTGAGTGTTACGGCTGACGTTGATGACCTGCGTCGTGACGACATCCGTCGCAACCACTCTGCCACTCACCTGCTGCATGAGGCACTGCGTCGCGTGCTGGGCGATCATGTTCAGCAGAAGGGCTCACTGGTAACGCCTGATCATCTGCGTTTCGACTTCAGTCACTTCGAAGCAGTGACGCCGGAGCAGCTGCGTGAAGTCGAGCAGATTGCCAATGCTGAAATCCGTGCCAATACGCCGGTCACGACACGTATCATGAGCGTCGACGATGCGCGTGCGCTGGGCGCACGTGCACTGTTCGATGCCAAATACGGTGAGGACGTGCGCGTGCTGACGATGGGGCGTGAGGATTTCTCCATCGAGCTATGCGGCGGTACACACGTTGCGCGTACGGGTGATATTGGCCTTTGTCATATCGTCTCCGAGGGCAGCGTGGCATCGGGCATCCGTCGTATCGAAGCGGTAACCGGTAAGTCTGCGCTGGATGCTTTCCTTGCCAAAGAAGACAGCATTGGGCGTATGGCCGCTGCGCTGAAAGCGCGCCCGGAACAGTGTGAGGTGCGCTTGGAAGCGGCACTGGCGCATCAGCGCGATCTGGAACAGGAACTGACGCGCCTGAAATCACGTCTAGCGCACTTTGCCAGCCAAGAGCTGGTCGAGCAGGCCCGCGACGTTGCTGGTGTGAAGCTTCTGGTGGCCACGCCGGAAGGCATCTCCAGCAAGGAACTGCGCGGCATGGTGGAAACGCTGCGTCAGAAACTGTCTTCAGGTGTCGTGCTGCTGTCCGTTGTCGACGGTGACCGCGTCAGCTTGGCGGCAGGCGTAACGGCAGATTTGACCGACCGCGTCAAAGCGGGGGCATTGGTCAACGCTGTGGCGTGTCAGGTCGGCGGCAAAGGCGGTGGTCGTCCTGACCTTGCTCAGGCCGGCGGTAACCAACCTGAACACCTGCAACAGGCATTGGCAAGCGTCGATGCATGGCTGGTCGAGCAGCTTCAGGCATAA
- the recA gene encoding recombinase RecA, which yields MAQDENRTKALNAALSQIERQFGKGAVMRLGEAPSTVMPSVSTGSLGLDIALGIGGLPYGRIIEIFGPESSGKTTITLSVIAQAQKQGKTCAFIDAEHALDPSYAAKLGVNLDDLLVSQPDTGEQALEICDMLVRSGSVDVIIVDSVAALTPRAEIEGEMGDAHVGLQARLMSQALRKITGHIKNANCLVMFVNQIRMKIGVMFGNPETTTGGNALKFYASVRLDIRRIGSVKQGDEVVGNETRVKVVKNKVAPPFRQTEFQIMYGRGIYHAGEVIDLGVQCGLINKAGAWYSYNGDKIGQGKANAAQYLEDHLDIMKEIEDQVRAQLLQTSEPHSADAAKAEADVEVQEKSDDDLA from the coding sequence ATGGCTCAAGACGAAAATCGCACCAAGGCGCTAAACGCAGCGCTCTCTCAGATCGAACGCCAGTTTGGCAAGGGCGCGGTCATGCGCCTGGGCGAAGCGCCGAGTACCGTTATGCCGTCGGTTTCCACAGGCTCGCTGGGTCTGGATATCGCACTGGGCATCGGTGGTCTGCCTTATGGCCGTATCATCGAAATCTTCGGGCCGGAATCTTCCGGTAAGACCACCATCACTCTGTCCGTCATTGCACAGGCGCAAAAGCAGGGCAAGACCTGTGCCTTCATCGACGCCGAGCATGCACTGGATCCGAGTTACGCGGCTAAGCTGGGCGTTAACCTCGACGACCTGCTGGTCTCGCAGCCCGATACCGGTGAACAGGCGCTCGAAATCTGTGACATGCTGGTCCGTTCGGGTAGCGTTGATGTCATCATCGTCGACTCCGTTGCCGCGCTGACACCCCGTGCCGAAATCGAAGGTGAAATGGGTGACGCTCATGTAGGTCTGCAGGCACGCCTGATGTCTCAGGCGTTGCGTAAGATCACTGGGCATATCAAAAACGCCAACTGCTTGGTCATGTTCGTCAACCAGATCCGTATGAAGATCGGCGTTATGTTTGGCAACCCGGAAACTACGACGGGTGGTAACGCGCTGAAGTTCTACGCCAGCGTACGCCTCGATATCCGCCGCATCGGCTCTGTCAAGCAGGGTGACGAAGTCGTGGGCAACGAAACACGCGTCAAGGTTGTGAAAAACAAGGTGGCACCGCCTTTCCGCCAGACCGAATTCCAGATCATGTATGGTCGCGGTATCTACCATGCCGGCGAAGTCATTGATCTGGGCGTACAGTGCGGTCTTATCAACAAAGCGGGCGCATGGTACAGCTACAACGGTGACAAGATTGGCCAAGGTAAAGCCAATGCGGCGCAATATCTGGAAGATCACCTCGACATTATGAAAGAGATCGAAGATCAGGTGCGTGCTCAGCTGCTGCAAACCTCAGAGCCTCACAGTGCCGATGCTGCTAAAGCAGAAGCCGACGTCGAAGTGCAGGAAAAGAGCGACGACGATCTGGCCTGA
- a CDS encoding CinA family protein, whose product MKAQIMQVAEEVGHLARQLGIVVTTVESCTGGQVAGAITDIPGSSRWFESGFVTYSNDAKQRMVNVSADSLRAQGAVSQVVVEEMVTGGCRVSGAKLGVAVSGVAGPDGGSEQKPVGTVWMAWGDGDTAFAHCFHFEGDRVQVRQASVLAALKGLRSWLALLLQEEPDIASAMKEKYDSALQ is encoded by the coding sequence ATGAAGGCCCAGATCATGCAGGTAGCGGAAGAAGTGGGGCATTTGGCGCGACAGTTGGGTATTGTCGTTACAACCGTGGAGTCCTGCACGGGAGGTCAGGTGGCGGGTGCAATTACGGATATTCCCGGCAGCTCGCGTTGGTTCGAAAGTGGCTTCGTGACCTATTCTAATGACGCCAAGCAGCGGATGGTTAATGTCAGCGCCGATAGCCTGCGCGCACAGGGGGCGGTCAGCCAAGTCGTCGTCGAGGAAATGGTCACGGGAGGCTGCCGAGTCAGTGGCGCCAAGCTGGGCGTGGCCGTGAGCGGTGTGGCTGGCCCGGATGGCGGCAGCGAACAGAAGCCTGTGGGCACGGTATGGATGGCATGGGGTGATGGCGACACGGCATTTGCGCACTGTTTCCATTTTGAGGGTGATCGCGTTCAGGTGCGTCAGGCCAGTGTGCTGGCGGCCTTAAAGGGACTGCGTTCTTGGCTGGCGTTGTTGCTGCAGGAGGAGCCGGATATTGCTTCGGCAATGAAAGAAAAGTACGACTCTGCATTGCAATGA
- a CDS encoding regulatory protein RecX: MEKRSSPWRRSSEMAPQTVTTLMEYAVGLLARRDYSVAELHDRLGRRTEDGALIESVIDSLQQQGLQSDTRFAEVFVRSRISRRHGPCRILNELMLKGIEGAAARAALQAADADWYALACEALAARFSAPGNDLREKAKRQRFLAGRGFDGDQTRHALSCAWSPEMDN; this comes from the coding sequence ATGGAAAAGCGTTCATCACCTTGGCGGCGGTCCTCTGAGATGGCACCGCAAACGGTGACGACACTGATGGAATATGCCGTCGGGCTGCTCGCGCGCCGTGATTACAGTGTTGCTGAGTTGCACGACCGCCTAGGGCGTCGCACAGAGGATGGGGCGCTGATTGAGTCCGTAATTGACAGTCTCCAGCAGCAAGGCCTTCAATCCGACACACGCTTTGCCGAGGTGTTTGTGCGCAGTCGGATATCGCGTCGCCACGGCCCGTGTCGCATCCTTAATGAATTAATGTTGAAGGGTATTGAGGGGGCCGCCGCTCGTGCGGCGCTGCAGGCAGCAGATGCGGATTGGTATGCGCTGGCCTGCGAGGCACTTGCTGCTCGATTTTCTGCACCGGGCAATGATCTGCGTGAAAAGGCAAAACGACAGCGCTTTCTGGCGGGAAGGGGATTCGATGGTGACCAGACACGCCACGCACTTTCCTGCGCATGGTCGCCGGAAATGGACAATTAA
- the kdsA gene encoding 3-deoxy-8-phosphooctulonate synthase, which translates to MSGTGRIIDIGGRKVGNDQPLTLFAGMNVLESAELADEIASAFVEATSALGMPYVFKASFDKANRSSINSYRGPGLEKGLTMLADIKSRYGVPVLTDVHETWQAEAAAEVCDVIQLPAFLARQTDLVVAMAKTGAVINVKKPQFLAPHEMRHIIRKCEEAGNDKVLLCERGSCFGYNNLIVDMLGFGEMKAMNAPVIFDVTHSLQRPGGRADSADGRRQQVAELARAGVAIGLAGLFLETHPDPDHALCDGPCALPLAQLPAFLAQVKALDDLVKGFPTLDIA; encoded by the coding sequence ATGTCAGGCACGGGACGCATTATTGATATCGGCGGGCGCAAGGTCGGCAACGACCAGCCTTTGACGCTGTTTGCGGGCATGAACGTACTGGAGTCGGCCGAACTGGCGGATGAGATCGCCAGTGCTTTCGTTGAGGCGACCAGTGCGTTGGGTATGCCCTACGTTTTCAAAGCCAGCTTCGACAAAGCCAACCGTAGCTCTATCAATAGCTACCGTGGGCCGGGGCTGGAAAAAGGGCTGACCATGCTGGCGGACATCAAGTCCCGCTACGGTGTGCCCGTGCTGACGGACGTTCATGAAACGTGGCAGGCCGAGGCGGCTGCCGAAGTTTGCGATGTTATCCAGCTGCCGGCATTTCTGGCGCGGCAGACCGATCTGGTTGTGGCAATGGCCAAAACCGGTGCGGTCATCAACGTCAAGAAGCCGCAGTTCCTCGCGCCGCATGAAATGCGCCACATCATTCGCAAATGTGAAGAGGCGGGCAACGATAAAGTGCTGCTGTGTGAGCGCGGTTCCTGCTTTGGGTATAACAATTTGATCGTCGACATGCTTGGCTTCGGTGAGATGAAGGCGATGAATGCGCCCGTCATTTTTGACGTTACACACTCTCTGCAGCGTCCGGGTGGACGTGCCGATAGTGCTGATGGGCGTCGCCAACAGGTAGCCGAGCTGGCGCGTGCCGGTGTTGCTATCGGTCTGGCGGGACTGTTCCTTGAAACCCACCCTGACCCGGATCATGCGTTGTGCGATGGTCCGTGTGCGCTGCCGCTGGCGCAGCTGCCTGCATTCTTGGCTCAGGTCAAGGCGCTGGATGATCTAGTCAAAGGCTTTCCTACGCTGGATATAGCGTAA